One Phaseolus vulgaris cultivar G19833 chromosome 11, P. vulgaris v2.0, whole genome shotgun sequence genomic window carries:
- the LOC137829852 gene encoding protein AGENET DOMAIN (AGD)-CONTAINING P1-like: protein MRPPRKTVNFRHGDKVEVCINEEGFLGSYYLATVVSRLDNGLYIVRYDTLLEDDESQPLTETLFPKELRPKPPRLTATSSFALYQRVDAFDNDGWWVGEISGKVDNRHYYVYFSTTHEEIVYPASAIRVHQEWLNGQWIRSN from the coding sequence atgcGACCACCGCGGAAGACGGTGAATTTTCGCCACGGCGACAAGGTGGAGGTGTGCATCAACGAGGAGGGCTTCCTCGGCTCCTACTACCTCGCCACGGTTGTGTCGCGCCTCGACAACGGCCTCTACATCGTCCGCTACGACACGCTGCTCGAGGACGACGAGTCTCAGCCCCTGACCGAGACCCTCTTCCCCAAAGAGCTCCGCCCCAAGCCTCCGCGCCTAACCGCCACCTCCTCCTTCGCCCTCTACCAACGCGTCGACGCCTTCGACAACGACGGGTGGTGGGTTGGCGAGATCTCCGGCAAGGTCGACAACCGCCATTACTATGTTTATTTCTCCACCACTCACGAGGAGATCGTGTACCCCGCCTCCGCAATTAGGGTTCACCAGGAGTGGCTGAACGGCCAATGGATTCGCTCCAATTGA
- the LOC137824589 gene encoding protein CONSERVED ONLY IN THE GREEN LINEAGE 160, chloroplastic, giving the protein MALMSHVCVRCAATPTSPESPSSASLPDPKQTKVILPKKKPMKWSTGMAPGDYGGPPTTTKLRKYWGGDDEDPLASDDFMWNKDFVGRFKKLIQGPPAPSPPAKEEHSGFLSLNRVMSLDSLEVDLSKELAAPVNRNVHKQVEEETDVTGNNRVRYRSAPTRREQEKWNRATKAATGGTDVMFREIKQSREDPKVLAVQAQEQYDKLKNKLQVLTLGIGGVGLVSAYVSYTPEIAASFGAGFLGSLAYIRMLGSSVDSLKTDGAKALVKGAVGQPRLLVPVVLVMVYNRWNAILVPEFGYMHLDLIPMLVGFFTYKIATFVQAIEEAITIATRKS; this is encoded by the exons ATGGCACTTATGAGCCACGTTTGTGTGCGCTGTGCAGCCACACCCACTTCCCCTGAGTCTCCAAGCTCCGCATCCTTGCCAGACCCAAAGCAGACCAAAGTTATCCTTCCCAAGAAGAAGCCCATGAAATGGTCCACTGGGATGGCTCCTGGGGACTACGGTGGTCCTCCAACAACCACCAAGCTCCGCAAGTACTGGGGTGGAGATGATGAAGACCCTTTAGCCTCTGATGACTTTATGTGGAACAAAGATTTTGTGGGTCGCTTCAAAAAGTTGATTCAAGGTCCTCCGGCTCCATCCCCTCCTGCAAAG GAAGAGCATTCAGGGTTTCTAAGCTTAAATAGAGTCATGAGCCTGGACAG TTTGGAAGTTGATTTGAGCAAAGAACTTGCAGCTCCTGTAAATCGTAATGTACACAAGCAAGTTGAGGAAGAAACTGAT GTGACTGGAAATAATAGGGTAAGATATAGATCAGCACCAACACGCCGTGAGCAAGAAAAATGGAATAGAGCTACCAAGGCTGCAACTGGGGGAACT GATGTGATGTTTCGGGAAATAAAGCAGTCTCGTGAAGATCCAAAAGTATTGGCTGTTCAAGCTCAGGAGCAGTATGATAAG ttaaagaacaagttgcaagtCCTTACCTTGGGTATTGGTGGTGTTGGTCTGGTTTCAGCATATGTTTCTTACACTCCTGAGATTGCAGCTAG TTTTGGAGCTGGCTTTCTTGGTTCTTTGGCTTACATTCGCATGCTGGGAAGTAGTGTGGACTCCCTAAAAACTGATGGTGCAAAGGCGCTTGTCAA GGGAGCAGTTGGGCAGCCAAGATTACTGGTTCCTGTTGTTCTAGTCATGGTCTATAACCGCTGGAATGC AATTCTGGTTCCAGAATTTGGATATATGCACTTAGATTTGATACCAATGCTGGTAGGCTTTTTCACATACAAGATTGCAACTTTTGTTCAAGCTATAGAGGAAGCAATCACTATAGCAACAAGAAAGAGCTGA
- the LOC137805658 gene encoding uncharacterized protein: MAKAIRQQILYLHILPTFPNYTELSPRFPNARSLFTTLTLHHAQTPFSSNDFSQLPLYHKPLLRFIDVARGQKLHIWRGKSTESSFPSLFLPSAPPALTRCKQLAAPEEHLLVSSSLDRTLRVWDLRMLMFNSWKVVV, translated from the exons ATGGCGAAGGCCATACGACAACAAAT ACTATATTTACACATTCTGCCAACTTTCCCAAACTACACAGAACTCAGCCCTCGATTCCCAAATGCACGTTCACTCTTCACCACGCTCACCCTCCACCACGCTCAAACTCCATTTTCGTCCAACGATTTTTCACAGCTTCCTCTGTATCATAAGCCCTTGCTCAG GTTTATTGATGTTGCTCGAGGCCAAAAGCTTCATATCTGGAGAGGCAAATCTACTGAATCTAGTTTTCCTTCATTATTTCTGCCATCTGCTCCACCGGCTCTGACAAGATGCAAGCAG TTGGCAGCACCTGAGGAACATCTGCTCGTTTCCAGCTCTCTGGACAGAACTTTACGAGTCTGGGACTTAAGAAT GCTTATGTTCAATAGCTGGAAAGTAGTCGTTTAA